A stretch of the Solanum dulcamara chromosome 6, daSolDulc1.2, whole genome shotgun sequence genome encodes the following:
- the LOC129892377 gene encoding uncharacterized protein LOC129892377 isoform X1: MNIHSICIAEEEMKVAQKVVLLFRDPTGFGTAIFKTLQPNPNSNLQRRQESLDLSLQSYGIKDQKVSVEVVHFLHGPNPEVSLLLLENYEPPTLACALNEVLALLVGDGLSNRPTIVAPFVVAATKLKMGNRTSVAVDNTSVYGLQVGSSSGLTKALCTNLQSPPPTLQIFNEQLACLLQLARVMKMPTFVIIGKKGQNLHRKTSEEEHEVIHEIGLHLASFSSLSFSGEKIAWDATKSSRETQEPWRALYVCF, translated from the exons ATGAACATCCATTCCATTTGCATTGCAGAAGAAGAAATGAAGGTAGCCCAAAAAGTAGTACTACTCTTCAGAGATCCAACTGGCTTCGGCACCGCCATCTTCAAAACTCTTCAACCAAACCCTAACTCAAACCTTCAAAGGCG ACAAGAATCGCTGGATTTATCCTTGCAAAGTTACGGAATCAAAGATCAAAAGGTTTCGGTCGAAGTCGTTCATTTTCTACATGGCCCGAATCCCGAG GTGTCTTTGTTACTACTGGAAAACTACGAGCCTCCAACACTTGCTTGTGCTCTCAATGAAGTTCTGGCATTGTTAGTAGGAGATGGGTTGTCAAATAGGCCCACAATTGTAGCCCCTTTTGTTGTGGCTGCAACGAAGCTTAAGATGGGAAATAGAACTTCTGTTGCAGTTGACAATACATCAGTTTATGGGTTGCAAGTAGGTTCCTCTAGTGGCCTTACTAAAGCTTTGTGCACAAATTTGCAAAGCCCTCCCCCGACGTTGCAGATTTTCAATGAACAGTTGGCCTGTTTACTTCAACTGGCCCGAGTCATGAAGATGCCCACTTTTGTTATAATTGGCAAAAAAGGTCAAAATTTGCATCGTAAGACTTCAGAAGAGGAACATGAG GTGATACATGAGATAGGACTGCATTTGGCTAGCTTCTCATCTCTTAGTTTCTCAGGAGAAAAGATAGCATGGGATGCAACAAAGTCTTCAAGAGAAACTCAAGAGCCTTGGCGTGCATTATATG TATGCTTCTAG
- the LOC129892377 gene encoding uncharacterized protein LOC129892377 isoform X2 — protein MNIHSICIAEEEMKVAQKVVLLFRDPTGFGTAIFKTLQPNPNSNLQRRQESLDLSLQSYGIKDQKVSVEVVHFLHGPNPEVSLLLLENYEPPTLACALNEVLALLVGDGLSNRPTIVAPFVVAATKLKMGNRTSVAVDNTSVYGLQVGSSSGLTKALCTNLQSPPPTLQIFNEQLACLLQLARVMKMPTFVIIGKKGQNLHRKTSEEEHEVIHEIGLHLASFSSLSFSGEKIAWDATKSSRETQEPWRALYG, from the exons ATGAACATCCATTCCATTTGCATTGCAGAAGAAGAAATGAAGGTAGCCCAAAAAGTAGTACTACTCTTCAGAGATCCAACTGGCTTCGGCACCGCCATCTTCAAAACTCTTCAACCAAACCCTAACTCAAACCTTCAAAGGCG ACAAGAATCGCTGGATTTATCCTTGCAAAGTTACGGAATCAAAGATCAAAAGGTTTCGGTCGAAGTCGTTCATTTTCTACATGGCCCGAATCCCGAG GTGTCTTTGTTACTACTGGAAAACTACGAGCCTCCAACACTTGCTTGTGCTCTCAATGAAGTTCTGGCATTGTTAGTAGGAGATGGGTTGTCAAATAGGCCCACAATTGTAGCCCCTTTTGTTGTGGCTGCAACGAAGCTTAAGATGGGAAATAGAACTTCTGTTGCAGTTGACAATACATCAGTTTATGGGTTGCAAGTAGGTTCCTCTAGTGGCCTTACTAAAGCTTTGTGCACAAATTTGCAAAGCCCTCCCCCGACGTTGCAGATTTTCAATGAACAGTTGGCCTGTTTACTTCAACTGGCCCGAGTCATGAAGATGCCCACTTTTGTTATAATTGGCAAAAAAGGTCAAAATTTGCATCGTAAGACTTCAGAAGAGGAACATGAG GTGATACATGAGATAGGACTGCATTTGGCTAGCTTCTCATCTCTTAGTTTCTCAGGAGAAAAGATAGCATGGGATGCAACAAAGTCTTCAAGAGAAACTCAAGAGCCTTGGCGTGCATTATATGGTTGA